The segment GCAAAAGCTACTTCGCTTTGACCGTGACTGTCTACATAGTTCTTTTCAACCTCCATGCTTGTACAATGCTTCAAAACTCCTTCAATCATAGACGCTACCTCAGAAGAAGAGCATGATTTTAATTGAGAGTAGATGCAGGTTGAATGTTTAGCCACATGCCAGTATATCATTACGCCTCTACCCCTATACCGAATATGCCATTCAGTCATTAGATTTTGGTCCCACGCACCAAATTTTTTGGAATCGGAAGCACAGGAAGTTGTTCCTTCTCCCCATATATCTGTCATTTTATTTCGCAAAATGGCATTAACAATCTCAGCAATAGCGTTACGTAGATTGTCTTTATCAATGTATTTTCGCCGTATATATAATAAATCTTTATATTTTTCACCATGTTCACCATTTGAAACTCGCTTTAGCCCTGCATTTGTCCCCAAACCGTATAAACATAAGATAAGCCTCTTCTGTAGCAAATCTTTACTAATGACCTCTCTCGATGCAGCTGTTTTAAAAAGTCCCGTAAAGCTTACACGCAAATCAGCTTCCTTGAGGATATCTAGTAAACTCGTCATTGGCCATCGTTTCATAATTTCAGCTTTTAGGCGTGACAGGTTAACTGGCTCTGGCACCGGATCAAAAGGAGAAATAGATATTCGGCCGTTTCCATTTCCCTTTGAAGCCTCCTGTTCTACGACAAGCTGTCTCCAACTGGGACGGATCACACCATCTAATGGAACTTGGTCAGACTTTGGGAAAAAGTGAGCATTTGCAGTTGTATATTTTTTAATAAGTTCTAACGCTTCAATTACTGGATGATGAGCTTTATTATTTGAACAAAACTCTAACATATCCAAAATACGGGGAACCATCCTGCGGTAATGGGAACTGTATGATGAGCGAATAATGGTATATACCTTTTGTTTATAGGCTGGCCCTGTATGCTTAAATTCTTTTACTAAATCTTTAAGTGTTTCCTCGCTGATAACAGGGTACAGGACATCCCGAATAATTCCGTCTGGATTATCTAACGCTTGTTCAGCCATTTGGAACAATAGATTGTTTTTCCCATTTACCTTCCTTAAATTATGTATCAATTCTTTATCCACTTTACGTTCGGCCCTAACATTAATACGATGGATAATTTGTATAAGCAGCTCGATCAGACCGTCTGTAATTTCTCCTCTTCGAAGCCAAAAGAAGGAAGATAGTAGAGTGTAGCGAATTTCCGGTGGATGCCGGCGCAATTCACGAATATCCTCGGTTGCTGTACGCTTTCGATATTTCTTTAAAATCTTTGGCGATATATCGCTAAATAAATCATAGGGTAATTGCAGACCTTTTATGGTTTGAAGTTTATGTAGTTCTTTGAAGACTGTTTCTAATCCAATACCTCCGGGATCGGACTTTAATTCATGAAACGTTAATGCTTCTTTCGTTTCTGGAATGTCATCAACTTTTTCCAAATGATTAATTAATCTGTCTATCCCTTCACAGGTCTGGTTAGAAAGTCTTTGATAAATAGTAGTAAAAAATTGTTCTTCGTAGGAGTAGGTAGCAGAGCGAATAAGACGCTCTACTCGATCTGGGGTGGGAGGCACAATTTTTAATTCTCTATATTGTTGATATAACTTGTCCTCAATATGGTTGAATTCATGGCTATGATGTAAAACGTGCTTACACAGCCAGTCTGTCATCAAATCTACATCCTGCAGAGTAGCTTCGCGAAATCCAAAATAGGTGCGGATTTCCGAACGATGATAAGTAATGGTACGTCCGGTCCAATCATATTCAGAAAAAATATCGGGATTCATTTCTAGCTGCTTAGCTATGTATTCTATAACTGTTTTAGGTATCTCACTTTTTGAATGAGGGAACCTAGCTTCGTATTGGAAAAACTTAAACATGACAGCAAAACCGAGTTTTGTGTTTCCCCTTTTTAGTTGTGTCAACTCTTGTTCATCAGGTATGAGTATAAAGTAGTCAATTAACTCATCTAATTCCCAATTTCTTTTCAACTTTTTTCCTCCCTTTGCAGCTTTCGATATAGAGTCATACGGGAGATACCAGCCTTTTCAGCAGCATCTGTCCGGCTCATCCCCTGGTCTATGAGATATAAGGCATAATTGATCTTTTCCTCGTCTGCTTTTGGCCTTCCAGGAAATTTCCCTCGTTTTTTGGCAGCTAAAATGCCTTCCTTTGTACGTTCCGAAGTAAGGTCTCGCTCAAATTGGGCAATACCAGCAAAAATAGTAAACAACATTTTTCCATGTGCTGTGGTTGTATCCAGCCAAGACTCCTTTAAACTTTTTAAATGAGCCCCTTTCTGGGCAATAAGTTCTGTAATCTCAATCAGATCCTTCGTGGAACGGGATAAGCGAGTTAAGTCCGTTACAACAACGGTATCTTCTGGTCGAAGAAACTCCAACATACGGTTCAGCTCAGGCCGATCCCGTTTAGTTCCTGTTACTTTTTCAAAAAAGATCCAAATCCTTCAAGTTGCTTTTTTTGGCGATCCAAATTTTGATCAATGGTAGAAACGCGCATGTAACCAAATTTCATTTGCATCCTCACCTTTCAGCCTAATTGTACCAAAACTATTGTTACGTGATTTATGCTAGATTGGGAGACAAAATATTATTTTTCACACCATGTAACAGAAATGGCCGTTTTTGTTACAGCAATTGCATAACAAATACTACTTTATAAAAAAGTAGTAAAGTTAAAAGCTCCAGTTACTCTATTCCGCAATCGGGCCATATATCGGAATAACGAATTGGCTTTTTGCTAATTTTTTTCGAACCTCTTTTTTTATTGACTACTTAATATATATCTAGTATATTATAGGTATCAAATACAATTAAAGGAGCTTTTGCATGTACAAACCTGGGTTTACGATATGGTACAGCGTCAGTAATGTCGAGCGCACGTTGAAGTTTTACAAGGAACAATTAGGTTTTGAGGTGGATTCCTTAGACAAAGAGGGTGGTATGGCAAGTGTACATACGAATACAAAAGATTGCTATATTGGATTCTCAGAAGCCGAGCAAGTCGTTCCTTCCACAGCAGCAGCTGTTTTCGAAGTAGAGGACATTCATGCCGCAGTCAAAGAACTTAAGGAGAAGGGGATCACGTTTAACGGGGAAGTTTCCACTATTCCTGGTTATGTTAAGGTGATTACGTTTAAAGACCCTGATGGGCATGACTTGGAGTTGGTCCAAGCATTGTAATGGATCGAGCTGTTCAAGTGGTACACATCACGAAAGAACTCTCCGGGCGCTGGACAATTCCAATTCTGTTGTCACTTGATAAATCTGGCGGTAGATTTACACCTTTAAAGAATGCCCTGCAAATTTCACCGTCCAGGCTGAGCAGCAACTTGAAAATAATGACAGAAGTAGGACTTGTTCAACACTTATCTCCTTTTGAGCGGAATCATCCATTACTACCGGAATACCAACTCACTGAGAAAGGGCGTTTCATGAAAGAAGCTGCCCTTGTGATTTCACGTTCTGAGCATCAGCTGGGCTGCGGATTTCTTGCTGCTAAAGCCTGGAATTGGCCGGTGTTAATCGCACTCTACTATCAATACCATGAGTTCAATTCAATACGTCACTTATTACAATCGGCAACACCACGCATACTATCAACACGGCTCAGCGAACTCCATGAAGAAGATTTAGTGAAGAAAACACTAATTACAGATCCAATACCAAAGTATACGTATGCATTGAGCACGCATACTGAGCCAATTCTTCAAATCACAAATCGTAACTTATTGGCACTACTTTAAGTCCCTCTTTCGTTTTGGTACGATTAAATTAAAACGAAGAGGGATTTTCTGTTTATTTCACCCTCTTTGGACATTTCGTTTAATTGAAGAAGATATATGCTTTTGGTAGTCGGGAACTCTTGAGTAGCGATACAGTTATTCAGTTAAGCGCCTGATTGTTGAATAAAACTTTATTTTACCCCCATCCAAAACAGGACGGGGGGTATATGTGTTGGAAGTATTTAACTTAAACAACTTATTATTACCTTGATATTTCCTTATTGCGGGTGGTGTCAGCTTCGCTGGTACTACCTCAGGTAGTCAGATCATTGACAAAGCAGTCAATCCAACGTTCAGCTTGATCTGAAATTAAAGGGGATCGACTCATTCGCGCCTCCTTTGAAATTAGACTCACCTTAGTGGACATCAAGGGGTGGGTTTGGATGGAATCATAGCCGCTAATACTGCTTAGCGGACATTTTATAACGAAACGGAGGGGCCCCGGCCCATAACAGCGAAAAGACCGGTTTCCAAATGGCCAGTCTTTTCGCTGTTATGGGCGAGATGCTGTTTGGGTAGTATTTATCTCTTGGCTTGGGGGCTTGCGTTTTATCCGGTTTCGTATGCCAAATTGAATTACCATGGCTACGGCAACTAAACCAAGATTGAAATAAAAAGCTGCACTCATTCTAAATGCCTCAACTAGAAGGCCGGCAATAATCGGAGAGACAATCGATCCGATCTCCGAAATGGAAACGACCTTACCGATAAACGAACTTTGATGCTCATCTGTAACGACATCCCCTATATGGGCAAAGAATGAATCCAAATAACTAGCTCCTCCAATCCCCCCAATAAACATCCCGAAGTAAACAATCCAATGTTGTGAAAAACCTAAGAAAAGTATGACTTCAATCATAATCAAACCCAATCCAACAATACAGAGAAGCAGACGGTCTTTCAGGGCATCCGAGATTTTTCCCACTACAGGAGCCATCATAAAGGAGGATCCTCCGACAATCGTAAATGCCAAACTGGTTTCAAATGGGGTCCATCCCATTACATGCTTGGCATACAAGGCGAAATAGGTAAGAAAGACGGCGAACGCACTCATTTCAAGAAAATGAACAGTGGAATATGTAAGAATCTGCTTCCTAGAAGGTCTGGATTTTTGTGTGTACGAAAGGGCTGTCTCCTCCGTGATGACCGCTCGATTTAACGAAGACTTTGAGGCAATGTCCATATAGATAACAGCAAACAAGGCGATAACAGAGCAAACCCCTACAAGGTAAAAAGGAGTGGACAGTGCAATCGTCGCCACAGCTCCACTAATGGCTGGTCCTAAAAACATCCCGGCTCCTTCACTGCTGCTGATATATCCGTTATAGATTCCTCTGTTCGCCTCTGTACTCATTTCGTTAATCGAAGTTCGAACAAACACGGTTAACCCAGTGGATACGAGTCCTTGTAAGATACGGAGGATTCCTAAAATAAGAAAGCTCGTTCCAAGGACAAATCCAACCATCAACATGGTTTCCAAGAGCAGAAGTAGGATCCCCGTCCGTTTAGCTCCTAATACTTCATAGAGCTTCCCTGCTAAAACCCCTCCACAAGCCCTGCCTACATAAAATAGAGAGAACAGAATGCTCATCATAAAGGTGGAGAAGTGGAACTGTTCAATATAGATCGGGAAGAGCGGGAGGATCATGCTTCCACACATGTTCGCTAAGAAAGCGATACAAATCATCAAAATGACATTTTTGTTTAATGTACGAACCGGCATTTTGTACTCCTTAAGTGTTTATGGTTTGTGGCAAGGGCTGCCCTTTTGTGAAAGCAGCAATCCACAGGGGTAAAAACTCCTCCAATTGCTTCTGGTTACCTAAATAAGCTTTCAAATCCGTCCGTAAATCATTTCTTAACAAACAAGGTTGAGCATATCCTTCCGGATCAACACGGATAGCCCAAAAGCCTTCCACACAGGCATTTTTAAGTTCGCATGTCTTACAAGTTCCAACGTAATGACTACCCAGCGAATTGTCCATTAACTTCACATGGGTTTTTCCAAAATCGATGATCTTAAGGTTTACTCCAACTCCAGGGGTTTCAATCCGTTCTTTCCCACCTCTCTTTACTAATATGTCAGCAAGATCTTTAGTGCTCATTCTTTTTTCGTTATACTCATCCTCGTTGTAACCAGTCCAAACTAACTCTAAAACTTCGATGGGAACCCCCAAGTCCAAAGCGAAATCTACAATATCTAAGATTTCATGTTGATTTTCCGGCATTAACAAAGAGTTAATCTCCACTTCCGGGAAGATCTCTTTGGCTTCTCGGATAGCTTCTTTCACTTCGTCGATGCATTCAAGTTTTTCGACACGTTTCATAGTTTCATTTGTAAACGCATGTAGGGAGCCAGCTTTTTGTTACGGAGATATGTCTTAGCGTACAATTTCCCCGAAATGGTCCGGTGACCCCATAACAAATACCGATCCTCAAAAGCGAGGATCGGTATTTGTTATTTATCTCCAGTCTAACTGTATATTTTACACGTATCTCGGACTATCCCCTTTAACTTTTATCCCATAAACAATGCGAGCATCATTATTTGAAAGTTCTCTTAGCTTTGTTTGAAGGGATTGTCGTTTGGCGATAGCACTGTTTCTTATATCCGTAGTTATATCATCTTTTTTTTCCTCTTTTTTAATATGTCTATTTGCCTCTTTATAACTGTCTTCAGAGAATGGTTAAACCTTTTTTCCGCCTCAATCATTGATTCATTCGGACTGATAGTATATCCACCGACAGCAGTGTGGTTTCCAATATTGATCATATAGCTCCAACCTTTAACCTCTAAATTGTGATCTTTAGTTAAATCCCTAATCTCTTTAACTGTTCTTTTATTATTCAGAGTGATTTGAGCATATATTTCTTTGTTGTTGTCAACTTCACTAATCCATTTTTCACCGTTGCTCTTTGCTTCATCTAGCCCTTTAGCAAGAAACATTTCAACCTTTTCCGCCTGATCTCGCTTTGTGATTGCCTCTGTTTGATCAACATCAGCAAGTGCAATAGTTGTACCAATGAGGGTTACTCCCACGACAACGAATAAAATCTTTCTTTTCGAAATAATCCTTTTCCTTTTAAATACTCCCACTAAACCATTCTACACAATCGAGTTAAATCCTTGTAACGAAGTTATTTTTTTCAATAAAAGATTGACGCTAATTATTGTCCTCTACACCAAGGTTGAGAAAAAAGTCCCCTTCGGACAACCTTGATCTTCTCTCGTTCATTAAAATGCTCCTCCGCCGCTTTCATCGTTCGGAGCGGATTTACTTGGTGTTGGGCAATTTTTCTCTCCACAAACACCGGAAAGTGCATCAGTGGGTGGAGGAAAACCATATGGAGTTGGATTACACCCCCACCTATTCCTCTTGGTTAAACCAGATCGAATGCCATTTTGGTCCTTTGCGTCAATTTGTTCTAAATGGAAGTTATTATACTTCTCATGATGATCTCTTTAACCAAATTCGGGCTTACATCCGATGGCGTAACAAAAATAAACGTCATGAACGATCTTACGAGAACAAAAGAAGATCCCGGTGCTTCTTGCTTTGGGATCGATGGTCCGTCTTAAGGTCATAGTGACGAACTCCATAAGGTCGGGATAGGTGGCGGGCAGTGAACGGGCTCTTACACTGGATACCATCCTTGACCTCGGTGGGGTTGAAGATTAAGGGGTCCAAATTCGTCCAGACAGATCACCCGACCGTCTTGCGGCGGGTGGTTGTAAAGCTGATCAATTCGTTTTTTAACCTTATACTCTGGATCGTTAGATTCTTTCCATGTCTTCGTATGTTGGTAGGTAATTTCCGCTTCGTTTAAGATTCCCCGAAGGGTTTCGATGCCGGAGAAAACAGCCTAACCTTAGCTACAAGGAACAATCCGATGCTTTAAACGTTGATCTGCTAGAAATACAAAGGGCTTGGGGAATATCATTCATTTGATAAAGAGCAATTCTTGAAAAAGATTATAAGAAGACAAAAATAGACTTGCAGTTGCGTGTGCAACTCAGGTTATTTTCCATTTACTGGAGCGATGGCCCCGAAATTAGCCGATGCTCCCTCTCCCCCTTTGCGGATTAGATGATAGATCTTGAAGAAGGTGTACTTGACTATAAAAAATGACGGTCAAGTACACCTTCTTGGATGAATATTGTTTGTGTTGCAAACTGGTTTAAATTATTTGCCATCATGGGGGACTTGACCCCACTTGTATATATAATACTGACGATTTTGGTTCAGGATCTTATGGTACTCTTTCTTTCCCTGTTGACGGAAACTGCGACTGCCAAAGTGATGCACATAGGTATCACCAGCAACAACACATCGAAAACCTGCCATCCTGGCTCGATGGCAAAAGTCATCATCCTCATAAGTGCCCAAGCCAAATCGCTCGTCAAAAATCCCTATTGCTTTTACCAATGAAGCCCGAAATGCCATGCAGAAGCCTGACAAGCGTTTGCTGTACCGCCACTTGGAGGGATTGGATCCCCGATGGAACTGCTGACAAAATGAGTGGATCTCCTTGGGGGTCGTAAGAAAAATATCCAGTTTTTGTTCCGGTATAACTCGATTGGACAGGGGGCCCACCACTCCGTTTCGTTTATCATCTGACAAAACTGCGATCAGTTGATCCAGCCACCGATGAGATACGAGGGTATCATTGTTCAGTAAAACAATGTTTTTTCCCTGTGCTATACGTAATCCCTGATTGACAGAAGCGGCAAAGCCCCGATTTACCGAGTTGGAAACCATCCGTATCTCTTTTATGTGTTTTAATAAACGAGAGGTTTCATCGGTGGAATGATTGTCTATGACGATCACCTCGTGGGGAAGTAAAGTGAATCGTCGAATGGATTCCAGACATTGACGGGTGTAGAACCATTGATTACGTGTCGGGATGATAATGCTTGTCAAATCAGCCATGAATCATCTCCCTTTTCTCTTTGACAGAGAAAGGCCTCATACAAGCCCTGTCCATTGTAGCCCATCTCCTTTGCCAAGCAGGGCCTTCCCATCAATAGATTCAAATAACTCCGAAGCTCTTTTTCCCACTTTAAAGAATGAAGCAGTAAACCATTAAATCCATGTCGTATCCACTCACTGTGATCTCCTTCATCGGTTGTCAAGACCGGAATACCATAACTGAGAACCAGTGCATGATAAGAGTTGACAGAGCGAATGGGATCACTCGTCGTCAATACCCAGTCCGCAACTAAATACCTCTCCCTCCAGTCCTGAAGATTTCTGATTTCTCCTTTTTTCCCCGGAACCCAACACTGCACACCTTTTAAATCGTTGGTTGCTTGTCGAATCTTGCGAAGATGGCCCGGCCTTAGATAACGTCTCTCCAATAAAAGTATAAATTGGCCAGTCAATCCGTACCGCTTTTTTAACCTGTCTCTTCTTTGCTCCCTCTCTACTTCCCAATCAGACAGAGTATGGATGGGAATCGGATCGAGTAACTCCACCTTGGTTACGGTATCCGGGTAAGTGGTTTGAATCTGATCCCGCAAAAAGAAAGACGGAACGTAAATCTGTCGAAAAAGACTCCAATTTAGGTTGGCAGAAGGGAATTGATCCAGATACAAATAAACCGGGGTTGAGCCTTGTTCCTTGATTACCTTTTCGATCCATCTGTTTTCACAGACATTTCCCACTATATGAATGCCTTCCCAGTCTTCTCTCATCATTTTTTGAATCCGAATGACCCATTCATCCGGAGACTTTCTTTGAATCCTTTTCCATCCGTTGAAATCCCATTCCCGATGAGTTTCGGGTGTCAAAGCGATTCCTTCCCTGTTTTTCACCAGTGGTGGAAAGGCAGGGAAGTTCCAGTATTCTGGTTCGAAGAGAAATACCCAGAGCATCATCCCACCCTACTCCATTCAACGGTTATTCGTATTCCAATCAAAATTGATCATCGGATCATCCCAGGATATCCGTTTCTCATCCGGTTCTTCCCGACAATAAGATCGTGTGGTCAAATATACGATTACAGCCGACTTCTCTCCCAGCACCCTGTATCCATGGGCTACTCCTTTGGGAATCAAAAGGGAGGATGGATTTTCTTCTCCCATATAGTAAACGGCAGTTTGTCCGTGGGTAGGCGAGTTGGAACGTAAATCATATAGAACCACTTGAACGTTGCCGGAAGGAAAATACCAGATATCATCTTGATACTCATGATAGTGAAAGGCTTTGATTACTCCGGGATATGACATGGAAGCCGACAGCTGACCAAATCGCTCCAACATGTTTTCATCATCCCGAACAATCTCCATAAACGTACCCCGATCGTCACAATGTTTTATCAGCTTTTTAAATACAACTCCCTTGATCACTTTGGTTTACTCCCTGCCTTTCAAGAAAGTATTGAGTCAACCCTCTCTTCCAATGAGGTAAGGGAGAAATCTTGCCAATGGGAAGACGACAAGACCGTAATATCGATACTGCAGGACGGACTGCTTTCCCCTTTAACTGATTGGATGAAATACGCCTTAACTTTTCAGTGCTGAAACCTGCCTGTTGTAAAATTTCTGCAGCAAATTCGTACCGGGAACAACTTCCTCCCCCTGCTGCATGAATGATCCCCCTCAAGGGTCTATTCAGCAAAATATTTAATAGCTGGGCCAAGTGAACTGTGTAAGTTGGACATCCTACCTGATCATCCACCACATACAACTCACTGCCGGTTGCTGCCTGTCGCAAAACAGAAGTAATAAAGTTATGACCATGCAGTCCATAAACCCATGATGTGCGTATAATTAAGTGATGATGACACAGTGATGTCACCCATCTTTCTCCCATCCATTTTGTTTTTCCGTACACATTGATGGGAGAAGCTGAGTCACTTTCTATATAACCGCCATCCTGGCGCCCATCAAATACATAGTCTGTACTGATATAGATCAATCTCACTCCATGCTGTTGACATGCCTCGGCCAAATCCCGGGTAGCACGGGTATTAACCTGAAATGCAGTGCAGGGGACCATTTCACTGTGATCCACTGCTGTAAAAGCGGCACAATGAATCACTGTATCCGGCTTCTCCAACTCCATCAGACGCCATGTCCTTTTTCGATCCGTGATATCCCATTCCTGGCGAGTATATCCGAGAACATGATGATCTTTCGAAAGCATTCGTACTGTATCCCGCCCCAATTGTCCATTAGCACCAGAAACCAATACCTTCATCATCACCTGATTCTTTCCTTTCCAAATGACTGAAACCATTGCTGATTAACTTGGGTGTACCATCGGATGGTTTGCCCCAACCCCTCCTCCCATGAAATTTTGGGGTTCCATCCCAATTCTTGCTGGATCTTCCGTGTATCCAAAGAGTATCGAAAGTCATGTCCGGGTCGGTCCGATATATGTTGAATCATGCTATAGGGTTTACCCAAGTAAGAAAGAATCTGACGGGCTACTTCGAGATTGGAAACTGTATTTTCACCACCGATGTGGTACACCTCACCCCGCTT is part of the Kroppenstedtia pulmonis genome and harbors:
- a CDS encoding glycosyltransferase translates to MMLWVFLFEPEYWNFPAFPPLVKNREGIALTPETHREWDFNGWKRIQRKSPDEWVIRIQKMMREDWEGIHIVGNVCENRWIEKVIKEQGSTPVYLYLDQFPSANLNWSLFRQIYVPSFFLRDQIQTTYPDTVTKVELLDPIPIHTLSDWEVEREQRRDRLKKRYGLTGQFILLLERRYLRPGHLRKIRQATNDLKGVQCWVPGKKGEIRNLQDWRERYLVADWVLTTSDPIRSVNSYHALVLSYGIPVLTTDEGDHSEWIRHGFNGLLLHSLKWEKELRSYLNLLMGRPCLAKEMGYNGQGLYEAFLCQREKGDDSWLI
- the rfbD gene encoding dTDP-4-dehydrorhamnose reductase, giving the protein MMKVLVSGANGQLGRDTVRMLSKDHHVLGYTRQEWDITDRKRTWRLMELEKPDTVIHCAAFTAVDHSEMVPCTAFQVNTRATRDLAEACQQHGVRLIYISTDYVFDGRQDGGYIESDSASPINVYGKTKWMGERWVTSLCHHHLIIRTSWVYGLHGHNFITSVLRQAATGSELYVVDDQVGCPTYTVHLAQLLNILLNRPLRGIIHAAGGGSCSRYEFAAEILQQAGFSTEKLRRISSNQLKGKAVRPAVSILRSCRLPIGKISPLPHWKRGLTQYFLERQGVNQSDQGSCI
- a CDS encoding winged helix-turn-helix transcriptional regulator — encoded protein: MDRAVQVVHITKELSGRWTIPILLSLDKSGGRFTPLKNALQISPSRLSSNLKIMTEVGLVQHLSPFERNHPLLPEYQLTEKGRFMKEAALVISRSEHQLGCGFLAAKAWNWPVLIALYYQYHEFNSIRHLLQSATPRILSTRLSELHEEDLVKKTLITDPIPKYTYALSTHTEPILQITNRNLLALL
- a CDS encoding VOC family protein translates to MYKPGFTIWYSVSNVERTLKFYKEQLGFEVDSLDKEGGMASVHTNTKDCYIGFSEAEQVVPSTAAAVFEVEDIHAAVKELKEKGITFNGEVSTIPGYVKVITFKDPDGHDLELVQAL
- a CDS encoding MFS transporter, which produces MPVRTLNKNVILMICIAFLANMCGSMILPLFPIYIEQFHFSTFMMSILFSLFYVGRACGGVLAGKLYEVLGAKRTGILLLLLETMLMVGFVLGTSFLILGILRILQGLVSTGLTVFVRTSINEMSTEANRGIYNGYISSSEGAGMFLGPAISGAVATIALSTPFYLVGVCSVIALFAVIYMDIASKSSLNRAVITEETALSYTQKSRPSRKQILTYSTVHFLEMSAFAVFLTYFALYAKHVMGWTPFETSLAFTIVGGSSFMMAPVVGKISDALKDRLLLCIVGLGLIMIEVILFLGFSQHWIVYFGMFIGGIGGASYLDSFFAHIGDVVTDEHQSSFIGKVVSISEIGSIVSPIIAGLLVEAFRMSAAFYFNLGLVAVAMVIQFGIRNRIKRKPPSQEINTTQTASRP
- a CDS encoding dTDP-4-dehydrorhamnose 3,5-epimerase family protein, which gives rise to MIKGVVFKKLIKHCDDRGTFMEIVRDDENMLERFGQLSASMSYPGVIKAFHYHEYQDDIWYFPSGNVQVVLYDLRSNSPTHGQTAVYYMGEENPSSLLIPKGVAHGYRVLGEKSAVIVYLTTRSYCREEPDEKRISWDDPMINFDWNTNNR
- a CDS encoding glycosyltransferase family 2 protein; the encoded protein is MADLTSIIIPTRNQWFYTRQCLESIRRFTLLPHEVIVIDNHSTDETSRLLKHIKEIRMVSNSVNRGFAASVNQGLRIAQGKNIVLLNNDTLVSHRWLDQLIAVLSDDKRNGVVGPLSNRVIPEQKLDIFLTTPKEIHSFCQQFHRGSNPSKWRYSKRLSGFCMAFRASLVKAIGIFDERFGLGTYEDDDFCHRARMAGFRCVVAGDTYVHHFGSRSFRQQGKKEYHKILNQNRQYYIYKWGQVPHDGK
- a CDS encoding transposase; the protein is MRKKSPSDNLDLLSFIKMLLRRFHRSERIYLVLGNFSLHKHRKVHQWVEENHMELDYTPTYSSWLNQIECHFGPLRQFVLNGSYYTSHDDLFNQIRAYIRWRNKNKRHERSYENKRRSRCFLLWDRWSVLRS